Proteins co-encoded in one Deltaproteobacteria bacterium genomic window:
- a CDS encoding dephospho-CoA kinase produces MSCDMASIPLHSNILSKKCKFCKRSSNWPAGVIGLTGGIASGKSTVGRMLSEQDFPVIDTDRLAKEVVEPGKPALEELVRAFGREILTGNKTLDRRRMLEVILTDADARQLAEKIIHPRVFKRMDQILQHLAASGDNIVIVEVPLLFEAGWQDMFDYVVTVLTHESLCVKRLIKCKEISRDTAYKWIAIQIPQEVKAGRSDYVIHNNAGLDELRIKVNDLAKVLRHL; encoded by the coding sequence ATGAGTTGTGATATGGCTTCGATACCACTACACTCAAACATACTATCCAAAAAATGTAAATTTTGCAAAAGATCCTCTAACTGGCCTGCCGGAGTCATTGGTCTTACCGGGGGAATAGCCTCTGGGAAAAGCACCGTGGGAAGGATGCTATCTGAGCAGGATTTCCCGGTCATCGACACGGACAGGCTTGCCAAAGAGGTTGTGGAGCCCGGAAAACCAGCCCTGGAGGAGCTTGTCAGGGCCTTTGGAAGAGAAATTTTAACGGGCAACAAGACCCTTGACAGGCGACGAATGCTGGAGGTGATATTGACTGACGCTGACGCCCGGCAGCTTGCAGAAAAGATTATTCATCCCCGTGTATTTAAAAGAATGGATCAGATACTTCAGCATCTGGCTGCTTCAGGAGACAATATCGTAATAGTGGAAGTGCCTCTACTCTTTGAGGCAGGCTGGCAGGACATGTTTGACTATGTAGTCACAGTCCTGACACATGAGTCACTTTGTGTCAAACGCCTGATCAAATGCAAGGAGATATCCCGCGACACGGCTTATAAATGGATAGCTATTCAGATTCCTCAGGAAGTAAAGGCCGGGAGGTCTGATTACGTAATCCACAATAATGCAGGATTAGATGAGCTGCGGATCAAGGTAAATGACCTGGCAAAGGTATTAAGACATCTGTAA